CACGATGGCATCGATCACCGGCTGCTTGCAATCCAGGCAGCCGATGCCGGCGCTCTTGCAGCCGGCCTCGGCCCAGGCCTGTGTGCCCGCATCGGAGTAGAGCTGGTGGAACTCCCACACCGGGCAGCGCTGCGGGTCGCCGGGGTCGCCGCGACGCACGCGCTGCGGGTCGGTGGGCATGGTGCGGATCTTTTCTTCCACCAGCGCCGGCGCGTCGCGCATCGCGATGGTGTTGCCATAGCTCTTGCTCATCTTGCGGCCGTCCAGGCCGCCCAGGCGCGAGGTCTCGGTCAGCAGGGCCTGGGGCTCGGGCAGGATGGGGGCCTCGGCGCAGTAGATGTTGTTGAAGCGGCGCGCCACCTCGCGCGTCACCTCCACATGGGCGGCCTGGTCCTCGCCCACCGGCACCAGGGCGGCCTTGTAGATCAGGATGTCGGCGGACTGCAGCAGCGGGTAGCCGAGGAAGCCGTAGGTGGCGAGTTCACGGTTCTTCTCCACCTGGTCCTTGTAGCTGGGCATGCGCTCCAGCCAGCTGGAGGGGGTGCTCATGGCCAGCAGGGTGAAGAGCTCGGCATGCTCGGGCATGCGGCTCTGGATGAAGAGGGTGGCCTGCTCAGGGTCCAGGCCGGCGGCCAGCCAGTCCACCACCATGTCGTAGACATTCCTCTCCACCACTTCCTTGCTCTGGTAGTGGGTGGTGAGCGCATGCCAGTCGGCCACGAAGAAGAAGCAGTCGTAGTCGGACTGCAGGCGCACCCAGTTCTTCAGCGCGCCGTGGTAGTGACCCAGGTGCAGGGCACCGGTGGGGCGCATGCCGGAAAGCACGCGCTGGCGCGGCGCGGCGGGGATGTGGGTGGCTTGTTCGCTCATAGGAGCGTGGATTGTAGGGAGCTACACTGCCGCCCCATGAAAAGCATCGTGATCCTGATCTCCGGTCGTGGCTCGAATATGGAGGCCATCGTCAAGGCCTGCGCGGCCGAGGGATGGCCGGCGCGCATCGCCGCGGTGATCAGCAACCGCCCGGATGCGGCCGGGCTGGCCTTTGCCGCCAGCCATGGGATTGCCACCGCGGTGGTGGATCACAAGGCCTTCCCCGACCGCGCCAGCTTCGATGCCGAACTGGCACGCGTGATCGATGGCTACACGCCCGATCTGCTGGTGCTGGCCGGTTTCATGCGCATCCTCACGCCCGAGTTCACGCGGCATTACGAGGGCCGCATGCTCAATATCCATCCCTCGCTGCTGCCGGCCTTCACCGGCCTGCACACCCACCAGCGCGCGCTGGAGGCGGGGTGCCGCTTTGCCGGCGCGACGGTGCACTTCGTCACCGCCGAGCTGGACCATGGCCCGATCGTGGCGCAGGCGGTGGCGCCCATCCTGGCGGGCGACGACGAGGCGGCGCTGTCGGCGCGCGTGCTCGGGCTGGAGCACCGGATGTACCCGCGCGCGGTGCGCTGGTTCGTGCAGGATCAGCTGCGCATCGAGGGTGGGCGCGTGCAGCAGCTGGCCGGCGAGTCCCAGAGCTTCAGCTGATCAGCCCGGCCAGGATGTTGATGGTCAGGGCCAGCACGCCGGTGTTGAAGACAAAGGACAGCACCGCCTGCACCAGCACCAGGCGGCGCATCGGGCGCGTGCTCACCGCCACGTCCGAGGTCTGCGAGGTGGCCGCCAGCGTCACCGCGAAGTAGAAGAAATCCAGGTAGTCCGGATGGCCCTTGAGGCCGGGGAATTCCAGCCCGTTGGCGCCGCCGGCCTCGCGGTGATAGAGGCTGGCGTAGGCGAGCGAGAACTCCACCGGCAGCAGCAGCCAGGAGCCCGCCACCGTGGCGATAGCCAGCAGCAGATAGGGCCAGCCCTGCACCGCGTTCACGCCATGCCGGACCTGGGCCATTTCCAGCGTGATGGCCGCCAGGCTGGCGAAGGCACCCACCATCGCCAGCAGCAGCACCACCGCCATGCTGTCGCCCAGCAGGCGGGCGCGCTGCTGCAGATGCGCGGCATCGGAGCGGCTCATCATCCACAGCACCAGGGTCAGATAGGTCCAGACGCCGGTATTCCAGCCCAGCAGCAGGCGCGTCAGCCAGGGCAGGGCGATGGGCCACAGCAGGGCCAGCAGCAGCCCGATGGCGCAGCCCACCAGCAGGCGCGGGCGCGCGCGCAGCAGGCTCACGCCGCCTCGCAGGGGCTGAAGCGCAGCACCTCGCGTCCCTCATGCTGCAGGCTGCCAAAGAACATCGCATGCGGGCGCAGCCACAGGCCGGCATCGCCGTAAAGCGGACGGTAGATGACCATGGGCTCCAGCGTCTCGCTGTGCCGGCCGACCCCGATCACCTCGTATTCACCGCCCTTGTAGTGGCGATAGCGGCCGGTGGGTGTGGCGGGCAGGGGGGTGAGTTCGGTGCTACTCATTTGACGGCGCGGCAAGGGATGCAAGGGACGGCAATGGATAATTGGCGCATGCATCCTAATGCCCTTCTAGATATGAGCTGCGAGCTGCTGCGCGCCGTGCTCAAGTTCGACTCGCCCGCCGATGGCGTGGTTTCCGCCTATTTCCGCAAAAACAAGGGCCTGGGCCAGCGCGAGCGCGGCACCCTGGCCGAGACCGTCTACACGGTGCTGCGCAAGCGCCTGCTGCTGCAGCATCTGGCGCAATCGGGCTCCGGCCCGATGGAACGCCGCCTGGTGATACTGGGCTGGGCCGGCAGCGAGGCCTTTCTGCATAGCGCGCTGAGCCCGCAAGAGCGCCAATGGCTGGATCAGCTCAAGACCATTGACCATGCCAATCTGGCGCCCAAGCTGCGCCACAACCTGCCCGACTGGCTGGCCGAGCCGCTGCTGGCACGCCTGGCCAAGGACGGCGACGAAACGGAATTCTGGGCCCTGGCCGCGGCCATGAACGAGGCCGCACCGCTGGACCTGCGCGTCAACCTGCTCAAGGCCAAGCGCGAAGAGGCGCAGGCGGCGCTCAAGGCCGCCGGGATTGAGGCCGAGGCCACGCCTTTCTCGCCCTGGGGCCTGCGCGTGCAGGGCAAGCCGGCGCTCAACAAGCTGGAGGTCTTCACCAACGGCACGGTGGAGGTGCAGGACGAGGGCAGTCAGCTGCTGGCGCTGCTGCTGGACCCCAAGCGCAGCGAGATGGTGGTGGACTTCTGTGCCGGCGCCGGCGGCAAGACCCTGGCCCTGGGCGCGGCGA
This portion of the Paucibacter sediminis genome encodes:
- the trpS gene encoding tryptophan--tRNA ligase, whose translation is MSEQATHIPAAPRQRVLSGMRPTGALHLGHYHGALKNWVRLQSDYDCFFFVADWHALTTHYQSKEVVERNVYDMVVDWLAAGLDPEQATLFIQSRMPEHAELFTLLAMSTPSSWLERMPSYKDQVEKNRELATYGFLGYPLLQSADILIYKAALVPVGEDQAAHVEVTREVARRFNNIYCAEAPILPEPQALLTETSRLGGLDGRKMSKSYGNTIAMRDAPALVEEKIRTMPTDPQRVRRGDPGDPQRCPVWEFHQLYSDAGTQAWAEAGCKSAGIGCLDCKQPVIDAIVKEQAPWRARADEFLANPKHVHWIVEVGTERARAVARKTLREVRAAMGLAY
- a CDS encoding RsmB/NOP family class I SAM-dependent RNA methyltransferase; amino-acid sequence: MHPNALLDMSCELLRAVLKFDSPADGVVSAYFRKNKGLGQRERGTLAETVYTVLRKRLLLQHLAQSGSGPMERRLVILGWAGSEAFLHSALSPQERQWLDQLKTIDHANLAPKLRHNLPDWLAEPLLARLAKDGDETEFWALAAAMNEAAPLDLRVNLLKAKREEAQAALKAAGIEAEATPFSPWGLRVQGKPALNKLEVFTNGTVEVQDEGSQLLALLLDPKRSEMVVDFCAGAGGKTLALGAAMRNTGRLYAFDVSGHRLDALKPRLARSGLSNVYPAQIAHERDDRVKRLTGKIDRVLVDAPCSGLGTLRRNPDLKWRQSPQAVKELQVKQAAILESAARLLKSGGRLVYATCSLLSAENEEIAQAFSAAHPEFEPLAAQDCLERAHVANAASLCEHGFVRLWPHRHGSDGFFAAAWQKK
- the purN gene encoding phosphoribosylglycinamide formyltransferase, encoding MKSIVILISGRGSNMEAIVKACAAEGWPARIAAVISNRPDAAGLAFAASHGIATAVVDHKAFPDRASFDAELARVIDGYTPDLLVLAGFMRILTPEFTRHYEGRMLNIHPSLLPAFTGLHTHQRALEAGCRFAGATVHFVTAELDHGPIVAQAVAPILAGDDEAALSARVLGLEHRMYPRAVRWFVQDQLRIEGGRVQQLAGESQSFS
- a CDS encoding DUF1653 domain-containing protein, with protein sequence MSSTELTPLPATPTGRYRHYKGGEYEVIGVGRHSETLEPMVIYRPLYGDAGLWLRPHAMFFGSLQHEGREVLRFSPCEAA
- a CDS encoding DUF1345 domain-containing protein — protein: MSLLRARPRLLVGCAIGLLLALLWPIALPWLTRLLLGWNTGVWTYLTLVLWMMSRSDAAHLQQRARLLGDSMAVVLLLAMVGAFASLAAITLEMAQVRHGVNAVQGWPYLLLAIATVAGSWLLLPVEFSLAYASLYHREAGGANGLEFPGLKGHPDYLDFFYFAVTLAATSQTSDVAVSTRPMRRLVLVQAVLSFVFNTGVLALTINILAGLIS